The BD1-7 clade bacterium genome segment CAGGTTCTGCGATGCGTATTCTTGCCGCGTTTTGGCATCCACGATTTCAATTTCTCAATGCACTGCAATGTTCTACCCAGCAGGGGGTTCTAAAGTCGGTGTTTTGTCATGATCACGTTAAAGTAGGGGGCTTTTGTGTCCGCGATAACACAACAACCATTTGATACGGTAACCGCACTGAAAAAGCGCTATTCCGTCACTCGGCGGCAATCTTTGAGCGCCTGTGAATCCTTGTGTGCTGACGATTTTAATTTGCAGGCGGAGGCATTTATCAGCCCGCCCAAATGGCATCTAGCACACACCAGCTGGTTTTTCGAAACATTCATATTGAAGCCATTTAGTGATGGCTATCAAACGCCGGATCCAATCTACGAGGTTATCTTCAACTCCTATTACAACGGCGTGGGCAAACCCTTTGCGCGCGGGCGTCGTGGGTTGTTGTCGCGTCCGACTGTCGATCAAGTATTGGCGTACCGAGAATGGGTGGATCAGCACATGTTGGAGTTGCTTGAAGATCAACAGCATCGGCATAGGCGAACCATAGAGCAACGTTGTCGTTTAGGAATTGAACACGAACAGCAGCACCAGGAACTATTTTACACCGACATAAAATACAGCTTTTATGAAAACCCCGTGTTGCCGGTATTCCAAAAGGAAGAGGCTGTGCGAGTTGCATCACCGACTGCCAAGCCAGTGCGGTGGCATAGCTTTGACGGCGGGCTGGTAACGATCGGTGTTGATGAACGCAATGTGGCGTTTTCCTATGATAACGAAGGGCCGGAGCACCAATGTTATCTGCAACCTTACGCCATTGGTGACCGTCTGGTGACTAATCACGAATATCAGGCGTTTATCGACGATGGCGGCTATCAACGTTCAGAACTTTGGCTGGCTGATGGTTGGGCTCATATCACGCAGGAAGGTTGGCAAGCACCGCTGTACTGGCAAGACGACCAAGAATATACCTTGAATGGCCTGCGACAGCGTCGGCCCGACGATCCGGTGACGCATTTAAGTGGATTTGAGGCCGATGCATTTGCTACTTGGGCTGGNTGTCGACTGCCGACAGAAGCCGAGTGGGAACATGCTGCGCGTCAGCTGATGGGCGAAAGTGTCTTAGATAATGCAACTGAGTTGCATCCAAAACCGGCAGATCGACGCGATCATGGCCAATGGTATACCGACTGTTGGCAATGGACCGGCAGTGCTTACCGACCCTATCCAGGATTCAAACCCGCTTCTGGTGCGATCGGTGAATACAACGGTAAGTTTATGTGTAATCAGTGGATCTTACGTGGCGCATCTTGTGTTACTGCGGCAGGGCATTCTCGACCCAGTTATCGTAATTTCTTTTATCCTCATGAGCGCTGGCAATTTTCCGGTGTCCGCCTCGCCAAAGATATTCAGGCATCAAAACAAAAAGGAGACAGCTAGTGCTATCTGCTCAACAAACAATTGGAAATGTATTTTTTGACAACCAGCATCCGTCGATTGGTGACTGCCGAGACGAGCTTCTTGCAGGTTTGCGACAACCGCAGAAAACGCTGAACCCGAAGTTCTTTTACAATGAGGCCGGTTCAAAGTTGTTCGAAAAAATCATGCGGCTTCCTGAGTATTACCCCACACGTACTGAAGTTAAAATGCTACAGCAATACGCCGGTGAAATTGCTGAGGTCTGTGGTCAAGGTGGCGTATTGATCGAACCCGGAAGCGGGAATAGTGAGAAGGTTGAGTATCTATTAAAAGATCTGAAACCTTCCGCTTATGTGCCGCTGGATATCTCTGCAGACTTTTTGCATTCGACCGCAATGCGCTTAGGTGATGCTTACCCTTGGCTGCAGGTGCACGCGATTTGTGCTGACTTTTCTCAGGATTGGCAAATGCCTGAATCCCTGCCTCAGGGTAATCGACTTGTGTATTATCCCGGCTCAACCATAGGCAACCTGAATCCGGATGATGCGGTGTCATTTTTGAATCGCGTCAGTGATTGGGTCGGTACCGAAGGTGGCTTACTTATCGGTGTTGATTTACACAAATCAGAAGACATTTTACATGCTGCCTATAATGATGCAGATGGAGTAACCGAAGCGTTCAATCTCAACGCACTGCATTCAATTAACCCTTTGCTGGATGCTAACTTTGATGCGGATAATTTCGCTCATAAGGCGTTTTATAACCAAGACAAACGCCGTATCGAAATGCACCTTGTGTCTCAGTCATCGCATGATGTGAAATGTGGTGAAGACGTTATTCGTTTTGATGCTGGTGAGACTATCCATACGGAGAGCTCTTATAAATATACGACAGAGAGCTTTTCGGATTTAGCTGAACGCGCCGGATTAACGCGCAAGCATGGTTGGGTTGACGATGATGGGCTTTTTAGTATGCATTACCTAACTCCTGCATGACCTTCAGAGTTTTGTAGCGATAGGTAGAAGCGCCCTAGAGAGAGAATACGCTATCGCTACAACCGAGTTGCCCAAAAGCACACATGTAGTTTGCTGGAGTTGACGCAATGTTGGCTCAAAGCGCGGTGTAGAAAGGGTATAAAACCCTGTGAGAGGGAGCCTAATAGGTTCCCTGAACGTCGCCAACATCCCCTATTTATCGAACGATGTGTGACCTGAATCAATTTTCCTCCGCTAAATGAAGCGTATTGGCAGGGCTTATGCTTCGAATCGGGAGCATTTGACTGCTTATGTGGTCTTAATCCGTGAACAGGCTGTTGTATTGCCCCTGTGGTGAATAGCCGCTGATTCCATGGTTCCTTAGCCAACGAGCTGTATGGATTCGGATATTTATCAACAGAACTCACGGATAGGTAACTCGCTTATGACGCAGATTCTTCGCACCAGCAAAGATGTACGGATCATCGATAATCGCCTGGGTTTTACGTTTTGGCGTTGGCAACGACATGAGATAAATGATGTTGCTGATAAACATCTGCTTGTGTTTGCACATGATGAGGGTAGCGTTGTTGGTGATACGCGCGTATCTCAAGTCCCCGGAGATATGAATTTTTTATGCCCCAATGATATGGCGTTGTATTCTGATTTCGATATTGCGATTCAGTATTTTGATGAATATCAGAAATTTGGACGTATCGGTTATGGGGAAGAGTACCAAAACCGATATTTGAGTGGCTTTTGCGCTGAGGAATTGATGGCATCGAATGATGCGGTTCGGCGAGTTATCTGGCGCGTTGAGCTTGAGCATCGTATGCGTCAACGACAGCTCGCGGATCTTGTGTTCGTGCACGCTTGCGTGAGAAAAAATGATCAGTTGGATCTGGCTGCGCTGTTAGATGTATTGCCGGATATTGCCAGCTACTCAAGTGTTGCTTTTCATTCCAGCCGACGAATGTTTGTGCCCGATGATAGTGCCGTTGTGTACTTGCCAAAACCTGTGCTTCGGCACCAGAAACAGCGTCGTGCGTTAGACTGTTTTGGGTAACCCCATCAGCTAAAACGGGCACACTATGTTGTGCCTTTTTTGATTGTGGCTAACGATTTTTATAGTGTTTTTTGATATCGTTTAAAAGTGCTCGTATGTCGGCCTCAGAACCCACAAAAAATTTCTCTTCGTCTTGTCCGAGTTTCTCAATTTCGCGTTCGAGCGTTTGTTCCATGTGTTGAAAACGTTTCACTAGGGCGTGCCATTCATCTTTGAGTTCCATCGTTAATAGATGCAGGCGAACGTCGCCTTCATCAATGAGCGTGCGCACTTCATCCATCAGTTGTTGGCTAGTTGTCATTGTAAGGCTCCGTTAGTTGTTGTCACAGGCTCGCGTTGAATACCATACTAGGCGTTTAATAAAGCCAGCTTGCCATAGTTGTATGACAAACGGCGGGCAATTTTAGTATCTCAAGATTCATTGCCGGCAGCTTCGAAGGCCGCTCTTATCGATTATAAGAGGATGTACTATGCAACCTATGACTGTGATCAAATTCTGGTTCGAAACACTGACACCTCAGCAGTGGTGGGTTAAAGACCCGGACCTTGATGGTCGAATACGGGCTGAGTTTGGTGAAATTCACCTAGCAGCCAGCCGCTGCGAGCTATTTGAGTGGCGTGCAACGGCTGAAGGGCGTTTGGCTGAGATTATTGTCTTGGATCAGTTTTCACGTAACATTTGGCGCGATACCGCACAGGCATTCGCTGCAGATTCCTTAGCGCTGGCGTTCGCGCAAGAAGCCGTTTCTGTGGGGCATGACCAAGCTGTGTCGCTCGACATGCGCAGTTTTATGTATATGCCCTTTATGCACAGTGAGTCGCCGCTAATTCATGAGCAGGCCGTAAAGCTATATAGTCAGCCGGGCATGGAAGGCAATCTTGATTTTGAACACCGGCACAAACAGATTATTGACCGGTTCGGGCGTTACCCGCATAGGAATGTGATTGTTGGCAGGCAATCCAGCGAGCAGGAATTAGCGTTTTTAGCTGAACCGGGTTCTTCTTTTTAATCGTCGTGGTTTTATCTAGTTGGTGTTGTACAGGGTTATTCGCCCATCTATTCAGTTGATATCCACAAATATTGTGGATATCTCATGATTACGTGATGATGCGCAGTGTTTTGTTGGTAAATGGGTTGTGTTCGGTGGGTTATCGCGTTGTGCAGGGCAGGTTAAACACGAGATATGATTAAATAGGGCGGCTGGTTGTTTTTTGAACGGTTTTTTTGGGGTGTTTAAGTTACTGAATATAAAAGAAAATAATGGTTATGGACCGGTTTTAATTGGAAAGGCCCCAAGGCTATCCACAGATATTGTGGGTAAACATTGCGTTAATGTTGTGTGTGAAAAGCCTGCCAGAAATCTTCTTCATAGGCCTGAATGAGTCGAACGACATTGCGGATGTCATTGGTTTTTTCACCCTTAGCTAACCCAGCGGCGAGAATCTGTTCGACCTGTTTTCGAAAGTGGTCGTCGATACCGGCAAAATACGTAAGAAAGGCAACATCCCTGTTGGTAAATGCATAATTTTTCACCAGTGCTTTTGCCGCTCGTTCGGTGCGTGTACCAAAACTCTGATAATTGATCAGTAAGGCAGTTGCGATTTCAGCACTACTGGCATAGTTCGCCATCCACGTTGTATAGGCCGGATAGCTTCTTGCCATTGGGCTGGGCATATAAGTTGTGTATTCAGCGTTCGATATTTCCAATGTCTGGTAAAAGCGGGTAATTAATGCGGTCGCGTTACTCTCGCTGGCAACCAGGTTGTTGAAAAACGCCGGGACAGGTGATGGTTCGCCAGCAAAGCGGTGCAACATCAGTGCATTGGTGCGTAGGTCGCTTTGATTGATCGCTAACTGTTCAATGGCGAAGGCCTTGATTGCGGATGCATTGGGTGAGCGTTTTTCCAATCCTTCTATAAACCCACTGCTGAATGACGCTTTGTGAAGATGTTGGCGTTCCAGTTGTTCGATGAGATCTTTGGCTTGTTGCCGGTAAGAGAGATGAGAGAAGGTCGAAACTGGAGAGGCTGCGGCTGCGCGAGTCGATCGAAACAGAGGATCCGTATTGGTGGCAGATACATGTGTGCTGGCAACGGCAGAGTCGCTGATACTAATGAATAGCGCTCCCAAAAATGTTAGAACGAGTGCCATTGCTTTCCGGGTGTTTTTTTTATGATCCCTGGCCCAGAGTTTATGTCGTTTTATCATTGCTTGTTCCCTGCCAACTTCTTTCGCTCAGCTTACTTAGGCTATGAAAAGAAGCAGTCGTTGTTCAATGGTGTGCATTGAAGCATAGCCGCTCTTTCTTAACCGTCGCAGCGGTATGCGATGGCGATGTTTTAGAGAGGGAATGTCAGTGTTTGCTTGAGATCGTCGATATTTCAGTGACGTGAACTGTGTATGACGAACGTGAAAGGGAGGACTGTGAGGTTGGTGTTATCGAAAAACACAGGAGCTAACGACTAGCTCCTGTATGGTCAAAAAATCTATATTTGGTTGCCCTGTTATTTGATATCAGATACCTCGGCCAGCTGACCTATCGTATTGTGTTCACCGATTGAAGCCATCTTACAGGCAATATGACCCTTGCGGTTCGCCCATGTCAGTGTGTCGACGATGGTTTCTTCAGTAGGGCGCAGAGATTTGCCGAGTATTTTGCTCGTACGCTCAGAGAAGATCGGTTTCCACAAGGTAACCAAGTTAGCAGATTCAACGGTGAGCGGAATTTGATGGGGAATCAGTTTGCGCAGAGCATCGAGCACATGCCCAAGTGCACGTAACACCACTCCGGGGCACGGGGGGCTTAGAATGGGTTTTTCCAGAACGTGGTTCATGATGCTCGCGATATCTCGCCAGTCATGAAAGTTGCCTGCAACAACGTAGCGGTATTCGGTCGCGGGTAGCGTGTGTTCAGCTTCGAGCAGGCGTACATGGAGTTCAGCGACGTCGCGAACGTCAACAATCTGGACGCCAGACGTTGTAATTGGAACCATCAATTCAATAAATTGCAGTAAACCTTTGTTACTGGTCGTTAAGCCCGGATCGTCTGGGCCGAGTACCATGCCGGGGTAGCTAATACGCAGCGGAACTCCTTGCTCTTGCAGTTCGCGTGCAAATGCTTCGCAGGCAATCTTGGAGCGCGCATACGGTGCAGTTGATTCGTTTAGCGGGCCCCAAACATCGACCTCTCTATCACCGTCAAACAGGGCGGAGATACTTGAGGTGTATACCATGCGGTCAATGCCCATGGTATGGGCTATGCCTAAAACGTTGCGCATGCCATTGACGTTTGTGTGGTAGACAGTGTCCGCTTGTTTTGGGTCCAAGCAAACGAGCCCAGCTGCATGGACGACAGCGTTGCATCCGGTCAGCGCTTCTCTCACGACTTCAGCGTCGAGCATATCGCCTTCGACGATGTCTTGGATATCGTAGCCATGCTCGTTGAAATACTGTTTCGCTCTTTGTGGTGAGCGGGCTAGCAGTCGGACATCGTGTCCGTTATCGAGTAGGCCCATAGTGGTGTGTGCGCCAATCAGGCCAGTGGCGCCAGTGACTAGTACTTTCATAGACAGGTCCGTTGTTCTCGTCGTTATTTGCAAGTTTAGGCTATTGATGTGCTTATTGTTTCATTGGTTGTTAAAGACAGAAACATGCAAATTAATGATGACTAACACCTTTTTCGCTTTAGTTTCCTCAGTTAGTGATTTTGACTTCGGGGCAGAATGAATGTTCATCGTCAGCGACGCGCGCAAGATAACTGGTCGTTAACGCTCCCCGGGCATCTTTTTATAAGGCCAGTAGTGGTGACCAACCCGCATAATCGTGGTTGATATCGTTAGAATGAGTACAGCAACTGATAGCGTAATCATATGGGCGTCATTCATTTCTTTCATACCTAGGATGATATGTCTGGCAATCGCTATGATGGCAATATAAATGGGGTATCTAACCGGCAACTTACCAAAGCTGATGTATTGGTGAACCATGGCCAGCGCTTCCAGATAGATAAAAAGCAATAAAATATCGCTGAGTGATATGTCTTTGCGTTCCCATATGCTCCAGAACTCTTCAGCAATCAAACCCAAGGTTGCCAGGGTGATACTGAAAAGCAGAACGGCGGTTGTCCAGCCGAGCAGGCTATCGAGACGGTCAGCAATGACTTTGGGGATATGGTGTTTTTCCATCGGTATTCTCAATGTCTAGCGGTACTATCTGCCCGAGATCAGGCAGACTTTGGCGAAGGCTATCTTATGCGCCGGGAATAACATTGGCTGTGGTATCTGGAATTTTGTATTGCTCGGTCAAGTCTTGCCGAGCGCAGTGGTTGTGGCGCTTGGGCGCGCGATTCTGTGTTGTCTATTGGATTGTGTTTTGAAGGCTAAGAAGCCCGCCGGATTATGGTAAAATGTCAGAACCTCTTATATTTGAATATGCTAAACCTTTATTGTCCAACCATGCTGTGGCATTCATCTTTAGCTGATATTCATAAGATTCAATCTCGTTGAACTGCGGCTTGTTATTCCGTCGGCGTTCAAGACCTGATAGAAGGAAACCCATATGTATCTTTTCTCGTGTAACGCAACTGCTAAGAAAGACCTTGCCCATGTCGAAGTTAAGAAAGGCGATGTGATGCCATTTATCGTTTATATCGACTTTGCGGATCTGTTTGGGGCTGAATATCTGTGTAAGCTGTATTTGCTTAAAGAAGGGTTTATGGATATTGATATTCAGAAGCGTAAACGCTTGGAACCCGAGCAGGTCGTGACGTTAAAAGAGAAAGACGCTGATATTCAGGAAGCGCTGGATTGCGGTTATCGCCTGCGCATGTTTGATGCACATTGATTGGGTAAAGATGACGTAATGACAACTACAGAATTGCCGGCCACCGAGATGCCGGCCACCGGGATGCCGGCCACAGAATTTTTAATCGATGGCCCAGAAGAAGCCGATATCACTGTGATTCTTGCCCACGGAGCGGGCGCGGGTATGGATCATGCGTTTATGACGATGGCCGCCAACGCGATTGCACAGAAGGGTATTCGTGTTATTCGATTCGATTTTCCATATATGCATCGACGTAAAGTCGAAGGCCGAAAATTTCCACCTAACCGTGCGCCTGTGTTGCTGGAAGCATTAGCCGATGTGCTTGATCGTGCGCCTGTTTCGGGCAAGATAATTTTG includes the following:
- the psiE gene encoding Protein PsiE codes for the protein MEKHHIPKVIADRLDSLLGWTTAVLLFSITLATLGLIAEEFWSIWERKDISLSDILLLFIYLEALAMVHQYISFGKLPVRYPIYIAIIAIARHIILGMKEMNDAHMITLSVAVLILTISTTIMRVGHHYWPYKKMPGER
- the egtD_2 gene encoding Histidine N-alpha-methyltransferase; the protein is MLSAQQTIGNVFFDNQHPSIGDCRDELLAGLRQPQKTLNPKFFYNEAGSKLFEKIMRLPEYYPTRTEVKMLQQYAGEIAEVCGQGGVLIEPGSGNSEKVEYLLKDLKPSAYVPLDISADFLHSTAMRLGDAYPWLQVHAICADFSQDWQMPESLPQGNRLVYYPGSTIGNLNPDDAVSFLNRVSDWVGTEGGLLIGVDLHKSEDILHAAYNDADGVTEAFNLNALHSINPLLDANFDADNFAHKAFYNQDKRRIEMHLVSQSSHDVKCGEDVIRFDAGETIHTESSYKYTTESFSDLAERAGLTRKHGWVDDDGLFSMHYLTPA
- the egtB gene encoding Hercynine oxygenase, with the translated sequence MSAITQQPFDTVTALKKRYSVTRRQSLSACESLCADDFNLQAEAFISPPKWHLAHTSWFFETFILKPFSDGYQTPDPIYEVIFNSYYNGVGKPFARGRRGLLSRPTVDQVLAYREWVDQHMLELLEDQQHRHRRTIEQRCRLGIEHEQQHQELFYTDIKYSFYENPVLPVFQKEEAVRVASPTAKPVRWHSFDGGLVTIGVDERNVAFSYDNEGPEHQCYLQPYAIGDRLVTNHEYQAFIDDGGYQRSELWLADGWAHITQEGWQAPLYWQDDQEYTLNGLRQRRPDDPVTHLSGFEADAFATWAGCRLPTEAEWEHAARQLMGESVLDNATELHPKPADRRDHGQWYTDCWQWTGSAYRPYPGFKPASGAIGEYNGKFMCNQWILRGASCVTAAGHSRPSYRNFFYPHERWQFSGVRLAKDIQASKQKGDS
- a CDS encoding 3 beta-hydroxysteroid dehydrogenase/Delta 5-->4-isomerase; translation: MKVLVTGATGLIGAHTTMGLLDNGHDVRLLARSPQRAKQYFNEHGYDIQDIVEGDMLDAEVVREALTGCNAVVHAAGLVCLDPKQADTVYHTNVNGMRNVLGIAHTMGIDRMVYTSSISALFDGDREVDVWGPLNESTAPYARSKIACEAFARELQEQGVPLRISYPGMVLGPDDPGLTTSNKGLLQFIELMVPITTSGVQIVDVRDVAELHVRLLEAEHTLPATEYRYVVAGNFHDWRDIASIMNHVLEKPILSPPCPGVVLRALGHVLDALRKLIPHQIPLTVESANLVTLWKPIFSERTSKILGKSLRPTEETIVDTLTWANRKGHIACKMASIGEHNTIGQLAEVSDIK